From Brienomyrus brachyistius isolate T26 unplaced genomic scaffold, BBRACH_0.4 scaffold42, whole genome shotgun sequence, one genomic window encodes:
- the LOC125722765 gene encoding NLR family CARD domain-containing protein 3-like yields the protein MDGSASEMRPPVGCNRKSPESVLMERADSPVPSCVSLKSDASMEQPIYFREGAFPADQRDQMEECSSDLHDKSGLSSILKSLEEKAMKFLKDELKTFVRYLDQNYPECSEPELEEDNDLDCDGQMQKNSVREVALKITLYILRTMKQNDLADLLDKRQLMLQEFKGKLKKQFECVFEGKAKEGQPTLLSEIYTELYITEGGTGAVNDEHEVRQIETASKKRRTEDTTVKCNDIIKALCGRVTPIRTVLTKGVAGIGKTVSVQKFILNWAEGKANQDVHFIFALPFRDLNLIKGEYSLIELLHHFVPELKSFQSTELFRYKVLFIFDGLDECRLPLDFQNNESWFDVTKKTSLDVLLTNLIKGNLLPSAFLWITSRPAAANQIPAKCVHQVTEIRGFSDVQKEEYFKKRFSDQSLASRNITHVKSSRSLFIMCHIPVFCWISATVLKRLFSEIDRGEIPRTLTEMYTHFLIFQTSLKNDKYMKNHKTKLKECSKQFLLKLGKLALTTLRKVISYFMSKI from the exons atggatggatctgcttctgaaatgcgcccccctgtggggtgtaacagaaagagccctgagag tgtcctgatggagagagcagactcccctgtacccagctgtgtttccctgaagagtgacgcaTCAATGGAGCAACCAATCTACTTCAGAGAGGGAGCTTTTCctgcagatcaaag agaccaaatggaagaatgcagttcagatctacatgataaatcgggtttatcatccatattgaag tcgctagaggaaaaagccatgaagttcctaaaggatgagctgaagacgtttgtgaggtacctagatcagaattacccagaatgctctgagcctgagctggaggaggacaatgacctggactgtgatggtcagatgcagaagaacagtgttagagaggtagctctgaagatcacactgtacatcctgaggaccatgaagcaaaatgatcttgctgacctgctggacaaga gacagctcatgctaCAGGAATTCAAAggtaaacttaagaagcaatttgagtgtgtatttgaagggaaagctaaggaaggacagccaacacttctcagtgagatttacacagaactctacataactgaaggtgggactggagcagtcaatgatgaacatgaagtgagacagattgaaacagcatccaagaaaaggcgaacagaagatactacagtcaagtgcaatgatataattaaagccttatgtgggcgtgtgacacctatcagaactgtactcactaaaggagtggcaggtatcgggaaaacagtctctgtgcagaaatttattctcaactgggcagaaggaaaagcaaaccaggatgttcacttcatatttgctcttcctttccgggacctgaatttgattaagggtgaatacagtctgattgaactgcttcaccactttgtcccagaactgaaatcatttcaatccactgagctgtttaggtacaaagtcttgttcatctttgatggtctcgatgagtgtcgccttcctcttgattttcagaacaatgagagctggtttgatgtaacaaagaaaacgtcactggatgtgctgttgactaacctcattaaggggaatttGCTTCCATCCGctttcctctggataacctcccggccagcagcagccaatcagatacctgctaagtgtgtccaccaggtgacagagatacgagggttcagtgatgtccagaaggaggagtatttcaagaagagatttagtgatcagagcctggccagcaggaatatcacacatgtgaaatcatcaaggagcctcttcatcatgtgccacatacctgtgttctgctggatttcagccactgtgcttaagaggctttttagtgagattgacaggggagaaattccaaggactctgactgaaatgtacacacacttcctgatctttcagacaagtttaaaaaatgacaagtatatgaaaaaccatAAAACTAAGCTTAAGGAATGCAGCAagcaattccttttaaaacttggtaaactggctttgacaaccttgagaaaggtcatctcatattttatgagcaagatctga